Proteins encoded together in one Vigna angularis cultivar LongXiaoDou No.4 chromosome 5, ASM1680809v1, whole genome shotgun sequence window:
- the LOC108340566 gene encoding beta-glucuronosyltransferase GlcAT14B isoform X1 — protein sequence MRKNAGSHSGRMFSDRKWILPFFASLIISMSLVLTAILGALSSDSGGEQSPFEIISFKRSENSNGYFVESDIERSSNVSVVKREAPRFAYLISGTKGDSHRMMRTLEAVYHPRNQYILHLDLEAPPRERLELANAVKADPVFREVENVRVMSQSNLVTYKGPTMIACTLQAIAILLKESSEWDWFINLSASDYPLMTQDENIIKVCSDVLATGTTFVHLFQSCDHCQLCRMDLYVTSLDLLYVFSNLSRNLNFIEHTHIAGWKLNQRARPIIIDPALYLSKKSDLALTTQRRTLPTSFKLFTGSAWVVLTRSFVEYCIWGWDNFPRTMLMYYTNFVSSPEGYFHTVICNTEEFRHTAISHDLHYIAWDTPPKQHPISLTMKDFDKMVKSKALFARKFAKDDPVLDKIDKELLGRTHRFSPGAWCVGTSEGGADPCSVRGNGTMFRPGPGADRLSELLHVLLSKESLSKQCL from the exons ATGAGGAAAAATGCAGGTTCTCATTCAGGAAGGATGTTTAGTGACAGGAAGTGGATTCTCCCTTTTTTTGCAAGTTTGATTATATCTATGAGTCTGGTTCTGACAGCTATTCTTGGGGCACTTAGTTCTGATAGTGGGGGAGAGCAATCACCGTTTGAAATCATTTCCTTCAAGAGATCAGAGAATTCCAATGGATATTTTGTGGAATCAGATATAGAAAGGTCTTCTAATGTTAGTGTGGTGAAAAGGGAGGCACCAAGGTTTGCCTACCTTATATCAGGCACCAAGGGTGATAGTCATAGGATGATGAGGACATTAGAGGCAGTGTACCACCCAAGGAATCAATACATCTTGCATTTAGATCTCGAGGCACCGCCCAGGGAAAGGTTGGAATTGGCAAATGCAGTGAAAGCTGATCCAGTTTTTCGTGAGGTGGAGAATGTTCGTGTTATGTCTCAATCCAATTTGGTAACTTATAAGGGTCCTACGATGATTGCTTGCACCCTCCAAGCTATTGCAATACTATTGAAGGAAAGTTCAGAATGGGACTGGTTTATTAACCTCAGTGCTTCAGATTATCCTCTTATGACACAGGATG aaaatattattaaagtatgCAGTGATGTTTTAGCAACAGGAACGACTTTTGTTCATCTTTTTCAATCTTGCGATCATTGCCAATTATGCAGGATGGATCTCTATGTAACATCATTAG ATTTGCTTTATGTTTTCTCGAATCTGTCAAGAAATCTCAATTTCATCGAGCATACACACATTGCTGGTTGGAAATT GAATCAAAGAGCAAGGCCCATCATTATTGATCCCGCCCTTTACTTATCAAAGAAATCTGATTTAGCATTGACCACTCAACGAAGAACCCTTCCCACGTCTTTTAAACTGTTTACTG GTTCAGCTTGGGTTGTACTGACTCGGTCCTTTGTGGAGTACTGTATATGGGGATGGGATAACTTTCCACGGACTATGCTAATGTACTATACAAATTTTGTGTCCTCTCCAGAGGGATACTTTCACACTGTCATTTGTAACACTGAGGAATTCCGTCACACTGCCATAAGCCATGATCTTCACTACATTGCTTGGGACACTCCCCCAAAGCAGCATCCCATCTCCTTAACCATGAAGGACTTTGACAAAATGGTTAAAAGCAAGGCACTTTTTGCGCGCAAATTTGCTAAGGATGATCCAGTTCTAGACAAGATTGACAAGGAACTTCTGGGGCGCACCCACAGATTTTCACCTGGGGCTTGGTGTGTTGGAACCTCAGAAGGTGGGGCTGACCCTTGTTCCGTTCGTGGCAATGGTACAATGTTTAGGCCAGGCCCAGGTGCTGATAGGCTGAGTGAGCTGCTTCATGTGCTGTTATCTAAAGAATCTCTAAGCAAGCAGTGTTTGTGA
- the LOC108340566 gene encoding beta-glucuronosyltransferase GlcAT14A isoform X3, whose amino-acid sequence MRKNAGSHSGRMFSDRKWILPFFASLIISMSLVLTAILGALSSDSGGEQSPFEIISFKRSENSNGYFVESDIERSSNVSVVKREAPRFAYLISGTKGDSHRMMRTLEAVYHPRNQYILHLDLEAPPRERLELANAVKADPVFREVENVRVMSQSNLVTYKGPTMIACTLQAIAILLKESSEWDWFINLSASDYPLMTQDDLLYVFSNLSRNLNFIEHTHIAGWKLNQRARPIIIDPALYLSKKSDLALTTQRRTLPTSFKLFTGSAWVVLTRSFVEYCIWGWDNFPRTMLMYYTNFVSSPEGYFHTVICNTEEFRHTAISHDLHYIAWDTPPKQHPISLTMKDFDKMVKSKALFARKFAKDDPVLDKIDKELLGRTHRFSPGAWCVGTSEGGADPCSVRGNGTMFRPGPGADRLSELLHVLLSKESLSKQCL is encoded by the exons ATGAGGAAAAATGCAGGTTCTCATTCAGGAAGGATGTTTAGTGACAGGAAGTGGATTCTCCCTTTTTTTGCAAGTTTGATTATATCTATGAGTCTGGTTCTGACAGCTATTCTTGGGGCACTTAGTTCTGATAGTGGGGGAGAGCAATCACCGTTTGAAATCATTTCCTTCAAGAGATCAGAGAATTCCAATGGATATTTTGTGGAATCAGATATAGAAAGGTCTTCTAATGTTAGTGTGGTGAAAAGGGAGGCACCAAGGTTTGCCTACCTTATATCAGGCACCAAGGGTGATAGTCATAGGATGATGAGGACATTAGAGGCAGTGTACCACCCAAGGAATCAATACATCTTGCATTTAGATCTCGAGGCACCGCCCAGGGAAAGGTTGGAATTGGCAAATGCAGTGAAAGCTGATCCAGTTTTTCGTGAGGTGGAGAATGTTCGTGTTATGTCTCAATCCAATTTGGTAACTTATAAGGGTCCTACGATGATTGCTTGCACCCTCCAAGCTATTGCAATACTATTGAAGGAAAGTTCAGAATGGGACTGGTTTATTAACCTCAGTGCTTCAGATTATCCTCTTATGACACAGGATG ATTTGCTTTATGTTTTCTCGAATCTGTCAAGAAATCTCAATTTCATCGAGCATACACACATTGCTGGTTGGAAATT GAATCAAAGAGCAAGGCCCATCATTATTGATCCCGCCCTTTACTTATCAAAGAAATCTGATTTAGCATTGACCACTCAACGAAGAACCCTTCCCACGTCTTTTAAACTGTTTACTG GTTCAGCTTGGGTTGTACTGACTCGGTCCTTTGTGGAGTACTGTATATGGGGATGGGATAACTTTCCACGGACTATGCTAATGTACTATACAAATTTTGTGTCCTCTCCAGAGGGATACTTTCACACTGTCATTTGTAACACTGAGGAATTCCGTCACACTGCCATAAGCCATGATCTTCACTACATTGCTTGGGACACTCCCCCAAAGCAGCATCCCATCTCCTTAACCATGAAGGACTTTGACAAAATGGTTAAAAGCAAGGCACTTTTTGCGCGCAAATTTGCTAAGGATGATCCAGTTCTAGACAAGATTGACAAGGAACTTCTGGGGCGCACCCACAGATTTTCACCTGGGGCTTGGTGTGTTGGAACCTCAGAAGGTGGGGCTGACCCTTGTTCCGTTCGTGGCAATGGTACAATGTTTAGGCCAGGCCCAGGTGCTGATAGGCTGAGTGAGCTGCTTCATGTGCTGTTATCTAAAGAATCTCTAAGCAAGCAGTGTTTGTGA
- the LOC108340566 gene encoding beta-glucuronosyltransferase GlcAT14B isoform X2: protein MRKNAGSHSGRMFSDRKWILPFFASLIISMSLVLTAILGALSSDSGGEQSPFEIISFKRSENSNGYFVESDIERSSNVSVVKREAPRFAYLISGTKGDSHRMMRTLEAVYHPRNQYILHLDLEAPPRERLELANAVKADPVFREVENVRVMSQSNLVTYKGPTMIACTLQAIAILLKESSEWDWFINLSASDYPLMTQDENIIKVCSDVLATGTTFVHLFQSCDHCQLCRMDLYVTSLDLLYVFSNLSRNLNFIEHTHIAGWKLNQRARPIIIDPALYLSKKSDLALTTQRRTLPTSFKLFTEGYFHTVICNTEEFRHTAISHDLHYIAWDTPPKQHPISLTMKDFDKMVKSKALFARKFAKDDPVLDKIDKELLGRTHRFSPGAWCVGTSEGGADPCSVRGNGTMFRPGPGADRLSELLHVLLSKESLSKQCL, encoded by the exons ATGAGGAAAAATGCAGGTTCTCATTCAGGAAGGATGTTTAGTGACAGGAAGTGGATTCTCCCTTTTTTTGCAAGTTTGATTATATCTATGAGTCTGGTTCTGACAGCTATTCTTGGGGCACTTAGTTCTGATAGTGGGGGAGAGCAATCACCGTTTGAAATCATTTCCTTCAAGAGATCAGAGAATTCCAATGGATATTTTGTGGAATCAGATATAGAAAGGTCTTCTAATGTTAGTGTGGTGAAAAGGGAGGCACCAAGGTTTGCCTACCTTATATCAGGCACCAAGGGTGATAGTCATAGGATGATGAGGACATTAGAGGCAGTGTACCACCCAAGGAATCAATACATCTTGCATTTAGATCTCGAGGCACCGCCCAGGGAAAGGTTGGAATTGGCAAATGCAGTGAAAGCTGATCCAGTTTTTCGTGAGGTGGAGAATGTTCGTGTTATGTCTCAATCCAATTTGGTAACTTATAAGGGTCCTACGATGATTGCTTGCACCCTCCAAGCTATTGCAATACTATTGAAGGAAAGTTCAGAATGGGACTGGTTTATTAACCTCAGTGCTTCAGATTATCCTCTTATGACACAGGATG aaaatattattaaagtatgCAGTGATGTTTTAGCAACAGGAACGACTTTTGTTCATCTTTTTCAATCTTGCGATCATTGCCAATTATGCAGGATGGATCTCTATGTAACATCATTAG ATTTGCTTTATGTTTTCTCGAATCTGTCAAGAAATCTCAATTTCATCGAGCATACACACATTGCTGGTTGGAAATT GAATCAAAGAGCAAGGCCCATCATTATTGATCCCGCCCTTTACTTATCAAAGAAATCTGATTTAGCATTGACCACTCAACGAAGAACCCTTCCCACGTCTTTTAAACTGTTTACTG AGGGATACTTTCACACTGTCATTTGTAACACTGAGGAATTCCGTCACACTGCCATAAGCCATGATCTTCACTACATTGCTTGGGACACTCCCCCAAAGCAGCATCCCATCTCCTTAACCATGAAGGACTTTGACAAAATGGTTAAAAGCAAGGCACTTTTTGCGCGCAAATTTGCTAAGGATGATCCAGTTCTAGACAAGATTGACAAGGAACTTCTGGGGCGCACCCACAGATTTTCACCTGGGGCTTGGTGTGTTGGAACCTCAGAAGGTGGGGCTGACCCTTGTTCCGTTCGTGGCAATGGTACAATGTTTAGGCCAGGCCCAGGTGCTGATAGGCTGAGTGAGCTGCTTCATGTGCTGTTATCTAAAGAATCTCTAAGCAAGCAGTGTTTGTGA